A genomic window from Nocardioides rotundus includes:
- a CDS encoding restriction endonuclease, whose translation MTDDGLSSADDLLPEDPAEMLLGAVGFDALSPTDFEEFCFDLMSETGFVNVDWRKGTPKESSPADRGRDIVAQLERRDVDGHHYLETWFVDCKHYTRGVPPEALQGTIAWATAERPDTVLFVASGFFTNGAKDWISSFNQTRPAFRVRTWEMPQLRRLLADRMDLAFRHQVETSALRRVSEIMEVEHELFDRLWYGRSEASTGDERPEGYSAEIWATAQAAARRIEEQYGVELLRKDTETQFDWGMLSGKISAIRWVLGAEWDFLDS comes from the coding sequence ATGACCGACGACGGGCTCTCCTCGGCTGACGACCTTCTTCCAGAGGATCCAGCTGAGATGCTCTTGGGTGCGGTCGGCTTCGACGCACTCAGCCCGACCGACTTCGAAGAGTTCTGCTTCGACCTGATGTCAGAGACGGGTTTCGTGAACGTCGACTGGCGGAAGGGAACGCCCAAGGAATCCTCGCCGGCCGATCGCGGGCGCGACATCGTGGCTCAGCTCGAACGCCGCGACGTTGACGGACACCACTATCTCGAGACGTGGTTCGTCGACTGCAAGCACTACACACGTGGAGTGCCGCCCGAAGCGTTACAAGGGACGATCGCCTGGGCCACGGCCGAGCGGCCGGACACGGTGCTGTTTGTTGCCTCGGGATTCTTCACCAACGGAGCGAAGGACTGGATCTCAAGTTTCAACCAGACGAGGCCGGCGTTCCGCGTGAGGACGTGGGAAATGCCGCAACTGCGGAGGCTGCTGGCTGACCGGATGGATCTCGCGTTCAGGCATCAGGTTGAGACGTCTGCACTGCGTCGTGTCTCCGAAATCATGGAGGTCGAACACGAGCTGTTCGATCGGCTCTGGTACGGTCGCTCGGAGGCGTCGACTGGTGACGAGCGCCCCGAGGGCTATTCGGCGGAGATCTGGGCGACAGCACAGGCGGCCGCCCGCCGAATTGAGGAACAGTACGGAGTCGAGCTGCTCCGCAAGGACACCGAGACTCAGTTCGACTGGGGCATGCTCTCCGGAAAGATCTCTGCGATCCGCTGGGTCCTTGGGGCCGAATGGGACTTCCTCGACAGCTAG
- a CDS encoding helix-turn-helix transcriptional regulator: MMATNSNVPAMEPGIFGPRRRGDRGSRAPRLVEAQELWDIDDVASYLGVTKQTIYSWRTTGYGPAGFRVGKHLRWRAATVINWTLRLEENQ, encoded by the coding sequence ATGATGGCAACGAACTCGAACGTGCCGGCTATGGAACCGGGAATCTTTGGGCCGCGGCGGCGCGGAGACCGCGGAAGCCGGGCACCCAGGCTGGTCGAGGCCCAAGAGCTGTGGGACATCGACGATGTCGCTTCCTACCTTGGCGTGACAAAGCAGACCATCTACTCCTGGCGGACGACAGGTTACGGCCCGGCCGGCTTCCGTGTCGGCAAGCACCTGCGCTGGCGGGCAGCAACCGTGATCAATTGGACGCTGCGACTCGAGGAGAATCAGTGA
- a CDS encoding transposase, with product MPQKRKKYDREFREGAVRIVEETGKPIAQVARNLGVVEGTLGNWVKQAREAREGRDGMSKDDHEELKRLRAENAELRMERDVLKRSVVLWVKEATK from the coding sequence ATGCCACAGAAGCGGAAGAAGTACGACCGGGAGTTCCGTGAGGGAGCTGTCCGGATCGTCGAAGAGACCGGGAAGCCGATCGCTCAGGTCGCGCGCAACCTCGGCGTGGTCGAGGGCACGTTGGGCAACTGGGTCAAGCAGGCCCGGGAAGCACGCGAGGGCCGCGACGGAATGTCGAAGGACGACCACGAGGAGCTCAAGCGGCTGCGTGCTGAGAACGCCGAGCTCCGGATGGAGCGTGATGTCCTCAAGCGATCCGTGGTCCTGTGGGTGAAGGAGGCGACGAAGTGA
- a CDS encoding site-specific integrase, translating to MASISSGRPADDGSPRYVVNYRDPEGRQRRKTFRRKAEAAAFRNTVEADKLRGTYLDVDAGRISFRAYAEEWLDSRTFSPLTYEATELRLRLHVFPTLGHLELRQIKPSTIQKLLRSMEMAETYRRVIFSNVSAIFSAAVDDDMIAKNPCKASSVTRPATSRRKVVPWPTEWVSSMHDALPPQYRIAVTLGSGLGLRQGEVFGLAVEDVDFLRGVVEVRRQVKVFGGNRLVFGLPKGDKTLRFPPDRRGIDNEDRDATEAEEVRPGVP from the coding sequence ATGGCAAGCATTAGCTCTGGGAGACCAGCCGACGACGGCAGCCCTCGCTACGTCGTCAACTACCGAGATCCCGAGGGGCGGCAGCGTCGTAAGACCTTCCGACGCAAGGCCGAGGCGGCTGCGTTCCGCAACACGGTCGAGGCGGACAAACTTCGTGGAACCTACCTCGATGTCGACGCCGGCAGGATCTCATTTCGCGCCTACGCCGAGGAGTGGCTCGACAGTCGGACCTTCAGTCCGCTGACCTACGAGGCGACCGAATTGCGACTCAGGCTCCATGTGTTCCCGACGCTAGGACACCTCGAGCTGCGACAGATCAAGCCGTCGACCATCCAGAAGCTCCTACGGTCGATGGAGATGGCCGAGACCTACCGGCGCGTCATCTTCTCTAACGTGTCTGCCATCTTCTCGGCTGCGGTCGACGACGACATGATTGCCAAGAATCCGTGCAAAGCGAGTTCAGTGACAAGGCCCGCAACGTCGCGCCGCAAGGTGGTGCCTTGGCCGACCGAGTGGGTCTCCTCCATGCACGACGCGCTTCCGCCGCAGTACAGGATCGCAGTCACGTTGGGATCGGGGCTGGGACTACGCCAAGGCGAGGTATTTGGGCTCGCGGTCGAGGATGTCGACTTCCTCCGCGGAGTTGTGGAGGTCAGGCGGCAAGTCAAGGTGTTCGGAGGCAACCGCCTGGTCTTTGGCCTGCCGAAGGGCGACAAGACCCTGAGGTTCCCCCCGGACCGTAGAGGCATCGACAATGAGGATCGAGATGCCACAGAAGCGGAAGAAGTACGACCGGGAGTTCCGTGA
- a CDS encoding IS3 family transposase has translation MSVARFIADQRTIYRVPHTMTCLLLGVSLAWFYKWRDRSLGPGASSGLFTAMDRRRYTIDRAVKVMFTKKRGLHGSPRLHADLLDDGWEVSEKTVADSMRRQGLVARRIKRRNGLTRQDKTAPKFADLLRRDFTAQRPNARWVGDMTEIPTASGKLYLATVIDLYSRRLLGAATSLHPDAELACAAIKMAVAARGGVDAVNQPGWRTEETKRVIFHTDRGSTYTATSFTKLCRDMGIRQSMGRVGSCFDNAAAEAFFSSLEWEVLSRHEFEHTRQAQAVVLDWCYGFYNHERRHSSAGMMSPVSYENTAAPDREAA, from the coding sequence GTGAGCGTGGCACGCTTCATCGCCGACCAGAGGACGATCTACCGGGTGCCGCACACGATGACCTGCCTGCTGCTGGGGGTGTCCCTGGCGTGGTTCTACAAGTGGCGCGACCGGTCGCTCGGCCCGGGCGCCTCGAGCGGCCTGTTCACCGCTATGGACCGTCGCCGCTACACCATCGACCGGGCCGTGAAGGTGATGTTCACCAAGAAGCGGGGCCTGCACGGCTCCCCGCGGTTGCACGCTGACCTGCTCGATGATGGGTGGGAGGTCAGCGAGAAGACCGTCGCGGACTCGATGCGCCGCCAGGGGCTGGTCGCCCGGCGGATCAAGCGGAGGAACGGTCTGACACGCCAGGACAAGACCGCACCGAAGTTCGCCGACCTGCTGCGCCGTGACTTCACCGCGCAGCGGCCTAACGCCCGCTGGGTTGGCGACATGACTGAGATCCCCACGGCCAGCGGGAAGCTGTACCTGGCCACCGTGATCGACCTGTACTCGCGTCGTCTGCTCGGCGCCGCGACCAGCCTGCACCCCGACGCCGAGCTGGCGTGCGCGGCGATCAAGATGGCCGTGGCGGCTCGCGGTGGCGTCGATGCGGTCAACCAGCCGGGTTGGCGCACCGAGGAGACCAAGCGGGTCATCTTCCACACCGACCGGGGCTCGACCTACACCGCGACCTCGTTCACCAAGCTGTGCCGCGACATGGGCATCCGGCAGTCGATGGGCCGGGTCGGGTCGTGCTTCGACAACGCCGCCGCTGAGGCGTTCTTCAGCAGCCTGGAGTGGGAGGTTCTCTCACGCCACGAGTTCGAGCACACCCGCCAGGCCCAGGCTGTCGTGCTGGACTGGTGCTACGGGTTCTACAACCACGAACGCCGGCACAGCTCGGCAGGCATGATGAGCCCGGTCAGCTACGAGAACACCGCGGCCCCCGACCGGGAAGCCGCATAA